In one Bordetella pertussis 18323 genomic region, the following are encoded:
- a CDS encoding TRAP transporter small permease codes for MLGRISHALSGLSKAIAALAVALLAALITYVVFERFVMHTTPHWAEELPRLVLVWAAFIGGVTCSHERTHLMAGLLPFVVRNPRALAISDRVNQALIIVGLAALGYAGWQLAELTMDQTLPALDVSAGTVYLALPAACAITIVVHLAQLFQPADPVAAKD; via the coding sequence ATGCTGGGCCGGATCTCGCACGCGCTGTCCGGCCTGAGCAAGGCCATCGCCGCCCTGGCGGTGGCCTTGCTGGCCGCACTGATCACCTACGTTGTGTTCGAACGCTTCGTGATGCACACCACGCCGCACTGGGCCGAGGAATTGCCGCGCCTGGTGCTGGTGTGGGCGGCCTTCATCGGCGGCGTCACCTGCAGCCATGAACGCACCCACCTGATGGCCGGGCTGCTGCCCTTCGTCGTGCGCAACCCGCGCGCGCTGGCCATCTCCGACCGCGTCAACCAGGCATTGATCATCGTCGGCCTGGCCGCGCTGGGTTATGCCGGCTGGCAGCTGGCCGAACTGACCATGGACCAGACCCTGCCCGCGCTCGACGTATCGGCCGGCACGGTCTACCTCGCCCTGCCGGCGGCGTGCGCCATCACCATCGTGGTGCACCTGGCGCAATTGTTCCAACCGGCCGACCCCGTCGCGGCAAAGGATTAA
- a CDS encoding DctP family TRAP transporter solute-binding subunit produces the protein MQLTRTLTSLFAAAGLALAVAPAAHALDIKLGHVLAPSHSWNKAAEGFAAEVKEKTAGRVNFILFPSGQLGNEKTMLEGLQIGSQGAAIIGSGSLQPIEPKFGIVELPYTWTTSQQAYKAYDGELGAALAKLAEKKNLVIVSWWENGFRHLTNNRGPVNTPADLNGLKTRVTPDKMRLDTFTALGANPAPLAFGELYSALQQKVFDAQENPLSIIYTSSFFEVQKYLSLTGHVWGPASLIVSKPIWNRISADDRKIVQAAADKWRDAQRQMITEGDLQFVAQLKEKGMQVNEVDKAPFAAAVAPIWKTYETAYGPELMGLLQKYREAK, from the coding sequence ATGCAGCTGACCCGTACCCTGACCTCCCTGTTCGCCGCCGCCGGCCTGGCGCTGGCAGTCGCCCCGGCCGCCCACGCCCTGGACATCAAGCTGGGCCACGTACTGGCCCCCAGCCACAGCTGGAACAAGGCCGCCGAAGGTTTCGCCGCCGAAGTCAAGGAAAAGACCGCCGGCCGCGTCAACTTCATCCTGTTCCCCAGCGGCCAGCTGGGCAATGAGAAGACCATGCTCGAGGGCCTGCAGATCGGCAGCCAGGGCGCGGCCATCATCGGCTCGGGCTCGCTGCAGCCGATCGAACCGAAGTTCGGCATCGTCGAGCTGCCCTACACCTGGACCACCTCGCAGCAGGCCTACAAGGCCTACGACGGCGAACTGGGCGCGGCGCTGGCCAAGCTGGCCGAGAAGAAGAACCTGGTGATCGTGTCGTGGTGGGAAAACGGCTTTCGCCACCTGACCAACAATCGCGGCCCGGTCAACACGCCGGCCGACCTGAACGGCCTGAAGACGCGCGTCACGCCCGACAAGATGCGCCTGGACACCTTCACCGCCCTGGGCGCCAACCCCGCGCCGCTGGCCTTCGGCGAGCTCTACTCGGCCCTGCAGCAGAAGGTGTTCGACGCGCAGGAAAACCCGCTGTCGATCATCTACACCTCGTCGTTCTTCGAGGTCCAGAAGTATCTGTCGCTGACCGGTCATGTGTGGGGTCCGGCAAGCCTGATCGTCTCCAAGCCGATCTGGAACCGCATCTCTGCCGACGACCGCAAGATCGTCCAGGCCGCCGCCGACAAGTGGCGCGACGCGCAACGCCAGATGATCACCGAAGGCGACCTGCAGTTCGTCGCGCAGCTCAAGGAAAAGGGCATGCAGGTCAACGAAGTCGACAAGGCCCCCTTCGCCGCGGCCGTCGCGCCGATCTGGAAGACCTACGAAACCGCCTATGGCCCCGAGCTGATGGGCCTGCTGCAGAAGTACCGCGAGGCCAAGTAA
- a CDS encoding FadR/GntR family transcriptional regulator has protein sequence MGSFQAVAPTRLYRMIADQIAGRIRAGDFPAGGRLPAERELAEQLQVSRASVREALIALEIEGYVEVRVGTGVFVAAPRADGDYGVAPAPQPGHTDIGPFDLLDTRLLLEPECASLAAQKASPAQIAAISSAHAAMSLSDSPGAHDQAFHGAIAAACGNAALAAAISHIWHLSATSPVFSRLEQHFVTTKVWEAAEREHERILAAIVDRDPIRARHAMHDHLVGILARLREDFGSGAIR, from the coding sequence ATGGGATCCTTCCAAGCCGTCGCCCCCACGCGCCTGTACCGCATGATTGCCGACCAGATCGCCGGCCGCATCCGCGCCGGCGATTTTCCCGCCGGCGGCCGCCTGCCCGCCGAGCGCGAACTGGCCGAGCAACTGCAGGTCAGCCGCGCCTCGGTGCGCGAGGCCCTGATCGCCCTCGAAATCGAAGGCTATGTCGAAGTCCGCGTGGGCACGGGCGTGTTCGTGGCGGCGCCGCGCGCCGATGGCGACTATGGCGTCGCGCCGGCGCCCCAGCCCGGCCACACCGACATCGGTCCGTTCGACCTGCTCGACACGCGCCTGCTGCTGGAGCCCGAGTGCGCGTCGCTGGCGGCCCAGAAGGCCTCGCCCGCGCAGATCGCCGCGATCTCGTCGGCGCACGCGGCGATGTCGCTGAGCGACTCGCCCGGCGCCCACGACCAGGCCTTCCACGGCGCCATCGCGGCAGCCTGCGGCAACGCCGCGCTGGCCGCCGCCATCTCGCATATCTGGCACCTCAGCGCCACCAGCCCGGTGTTCAGCCGGCTCGAACAGCATTTCGTCACGACCAAGGTCTGGGAAGCCGCCGAGCGCGAACACGAACGCATCCTCGCGGCCATCGTCGACCGCGATCCTATCCGGGCCCGCCATGCCATGCACGACCATCTGGTCGGCATCCTGGCGCGCCTGCGCGAAGACTTTGGCAGCGGAGCCATCCGATGA
- a CDS encoding IS481-like element IS481 family transposase — protein MNTHKHARLTFLRRLEMVQQLIAHQVCVPEAARAYGVTAPTVRKWLGRFLAQGQAGLADASSRPTVSPRAIAPAKALAIVELRRKRLTQARIAQALGVSASTVSRVLARAGLSHLADLEPAEPVVRYEHQAPGDLLHIDIKKLGRIQRPGHRVTGNRRDTVEGAGWDFVFVAIDDHARVAFTDIHPDERFPSAVQFLKDAVAYYQRLGVTIQRLLTDNGSAFRSRAFAALCHELGIKHRFTRPYRPQTNGKAERFIQSALREWAYAHTYQNSQHRADAMKSWLHHYNWHRPHQGIGRAVPISRLNLDEYNLLTVHT, from the coding sequence ATGAACACCCATAAGCATGCCCGATTGACCTTCCTACGTCGACTCGAAATGGTCCAGCAATTGATCGCCCATCAAGTTTGTGTGCCTGAAGCGGCCCGCGCCTATGGGGTCACCGCGCCGACTGTGCGCAAATGGCTGGGCCGCTTCCTGGCTCAGGGCCAGGCGGGCTTGGCCGATGCGTCCTCGCGCCCGACGGTCTCGCCCCGAGCGATTGCGCCGGCCAAGGCGCTGGCTATCGTGGAGCTGCGCCGCAAGCGGCTGACCCAAGCGCGCATCGCCCAGGCGCTGGGCGTGTCAGCCAGCACCGTCAGCCGCGTCCTGGCCCGCGCCGGTCTGTCGCACCTGGCCGACCTGGAGCCGGCCGAGCCGGTGGTGCGCTACGAGCATCAGGCCCCCGGCGATCTGCTGCACATCGACATCAAGAAGCTGGGACGTATCCAGCGCCCTGGCCACCGGGTCACGGGCAACCGACGCGATACCGTTGAGGGGGCCGGCTGGGACTTCGTCTTCGTGGCCATCGATGACCACGCCCGCGTGGCCTTCACCGACATCCACCCCGACGAGCGCTTCCCCAGCGCCGTCCAGTTCCTCAAGGACGCAGTGGCCTACTACCAGCGCCTGGGCGTGACCATCCAGCGCTTGCTCACCGACAATGGCTCGGCCTTTCGCAGCCGCGCCTTCGCCGCGCTGTGCCATGAGCTGGGCATCAAGCACCGCTTTACCCGACCTTACCGCCCACAGACCAATGGCAAGGCCGAACGCTTCATCCAGTCGGCCTTGCGTGAGTGGGCTTACGCTCACACCTACCAGAACTCCCAACACCGAGCCGATGCCATGAAATCCTGGCTACACCACTACAACTGGCATCGACCCCACCAAGGCATCGGGCGCGCTGTACCCATCTCCAGACTCAACCTGGACGAATACAACCTATTGACAGTTCACACCTAG
- a CDS encoding ABC transporter ATP-binding protein codes for MSADPIIETRAVTKRFGDFVALRNVSVRIPRGRLTSIIGPNGAGKSTYFNLLSGAFAPSEGSVLFEGRDITGLPEHRYAHTGIAKSFQITNLFPSFSVLENVRIALQAQVSRYNLWSRRSDLPELRERAMALLQTVGLADKSRVRARELAHGQQRALEIAVALAADPGLLLMDEPTAGMNPEETRAMMDLIRRLVVKIQ; via the coding sequence ATGAGCGCTGACCCCATCATCGAAACCCGCGCGGTGACCAAGCGCTTCGGCGACTTCGTGGCGCTGAGGAACGTATCGGTGCGCATTCCGCGCGGCCGTCTGACCTCTATCATCGGCCCCAACGGCGCCGGCAAGAGCACCTACTTCAACCTGCTTTCGGGCGCCTTCGCGCCCAGCGAGGGCAGCGTGCTGTTCGAGGGGCGCGACATCACCGGCCTGCCCGAGCATCGCTACGCGCACACCGGCATCGCCAAGTCGTTCCAGATCACCAACCTGTTTCCCAGTTTCAGCGTGCTGGAGAACGTGCGCATCGCCCTGCAGGCGCAGGTGTCGCGCTACAACCTGTGGAGCCGGCGCAGCGACCTGCCCGAGTTGCGCGAGCGGGCGATGGCGCTGCTGCAGACGGTGGGGCTGGCCGACAAGAGCCGGGTCAGGGCGCGCGAGCTGGCGCATGGGCAGCAGCGCGCGCTGGAGATCGCGGTGGCGCTGGCCGCCGATCCCGGCCTGCTGCTGATGGACGAGCCCACCGCGGGCATGAACCCGGAGGAAACCCGCGCGATGATGGACCTGATACGGCGGCTAGTTGTGAAGATTCAATAG
- a CDS encoding branched-chain amino acid ABC transporter permease yields the protein MRSLSFAAGARPSGATVLRGLVARHRVLAAIAFFCVFPWIMPYQSVAINVLIFGLYAVGFNLLFGYMGLLSFGHAAFLGTGAYTAGILISQHGAAWWWAVPAAIAMSALVALAMGLLAIRTRGIYFAMVTLALSQCVYFLVYQLPASGGENGLRGVNVAEVSLLGLRLDLLDPMQKYYFILGFVALAMAVLSRILSSPFGGVVEAIRENESRARACGFDVDRSKLLTFVLSAAFCGLAGALNAIHLSSVAIETLAYTTSGMVVMLCLLGGMGTYFGPFVGAALFLFIQDVASEYTENWQLYVGAVFVIFVLFFPKGVWGTVLERIDHER from the coding sequence ATGCGTTCATTGTCATTCGCGGCGGGCGCCAGGCCCTCCGGCGCCACGGTACTGCGCGGGCTGGTCGCGCGCCACCGCGTGCTGGCCGCCATCGCGTTCTTCTGCGTGTTCCCGTGGATCATGCCGTATCAGTCGGTTGCCATCAACGTGCTGATCTTCGGGCTCTACGCCGTCGGCTTTAATCTGCTGTTCGGCTACATGGGCCTGCTGTCCTTCGGCCATGCGGCCTTTCTCGGCACGGGCGCCTACACGGCGGGCATCCTGATCTCGCAGCACGGCGCCGCCTGGTGGTGGGCGGTGCCGGCGGCCATCGCCATGTCGGCCCTGGTCGCGCTGGCCATGGGCCTGCTGGCCATCCGCACGCGCGGCATCTACTTCGCGATGGTCACGCTGGCGCTGTCGCAGTGCGTCTACTTCCTGGTCTACCAGTTGCCGGCCTCGGGCGGCGAGAACGGCCTGCGCGGCGTCAACGTGGCCGAGGTCTCGCTGCTGGGGCTGCGCCTGGACCTGCTCGATCCCATGCAGAAGTACTACTTCATCCTGGGGTTCGTCGCGCTGGCGATGGCCGTGCTCTCGCGCATCCTGTCCTCGCCGTTCGGCGGCGTGGTCGAAGCGATACGCGAGAACGAATCGCGCGCCCGCGCCTGCGGCTTCGACGTGGACCGCAGCAAACTGCTGACCTTCGTGCTGTCGGCCGCGTTCTGCGGCCTGGCCGGCGCGCTCAACGCGATCCACCTGTCCAGCGTGGCGATCGAGACCCTGGCCTATACGACCTCGGGCATGGTCGTCATGCTTTGCCTGCTGGGCGGGATGGGCACCTATTTCGGGCCGTTCGTGGGCGCGGCCCTGTTTCTCTTCATCCAGGACGTCGCATCCGAATACACCGAGAACTGGCAGCTCTACGTCGGAGCGGTGTTCGTGATCTTCGTGCTGTTCTTCCCCAAGGGCGTGTGGGGCACCGTGCTGGAAAGGATCGACCATGAGCGCTGA
- a CDS encoding ABC transporter substrate-binding protein: protein MSMRTPWRASGLLAAALWCAASAVQAQTIKIGLPVPLSGPYGAEAQNQVRNAELAVKQFNDAGGLDGRKAQLLVRDDRLNPAEAATRALELIEKDGVNFIVGGLSAATQLSINNVTRQRKKLYISISQSDAINEAADASPYTFHEALNPHMTTQAVGKYVFKPGMRVAFLTADYAYGHEMTRGFTEVARQQGAEVVGEVKHPLGASDYSAFLPRLKALNPDVLVFNNFGADNRISIKQAADFGMKRNIRFVTPILTYTARVSGGAATYQDVVGGTQYYWAIQDSVPSAKAFNAAFQAENKGRFPSDYGAMAYSAVKSLLLAVRDAGSTDTDEVAAALRKLKYDTYKGAQYYRGCDQQSVQSVLVIQSVGKDNAHPDEVFKLLHTEAPSEQILRSCQALGFK from the coding sequence ATGTCCATGCGAACCCCATGGCGCGCCTCGGGCCTGCTGGCGGCAGCGCTCTGGTGCGCCGCCAGCGCGGTCCAGGCGCAGACCATCAAGATCGGGCTGCCGGTGCCGCTCAGCGGTCCTTACGGCGCGGAAGCGCAAAACCAGGTGCGCAATGCCGAGCTGGCGGTCAAGCAGTTCAACGATGCTGGCGGCCTCGACGGCCGCAAGGCCCAGCTTCTGGTGCGCGACGACCGCCTCAACCCGGCCGAAGCCGCCACCCGCGCGCTGGAGCTGATCGAGAAGGACGGGGTCAACTTCATCGTCGGCGGGCTTTCGGCGGCGACGCAGCTGTCGATCAACAACGTCACCAGGCAGCGCAAGAAGCTGTATATCTCCATCAGCCAGTCCGACGCGATCAACGAGGCCGCCGACGCCAGCCCATACACTTTCCATGAGGCGCTCAATCCGCACATGACCACGCAGGCGGTGGGCAAGTATGTCTTCAAGCCCGGCATGAGGGTGGCCTTTCTCACCGCCGATTATGCGTATGGCCACGAGATGACGCGCGGTTTTACCGAGGTGGCCCGCCAGCAGGGCGCCGAGGTGGTCGGCGAGGTCAAGCATCCGCTGGGCGCCTCCGACTATTCGGCTTTCCTGCCGCGCCTGAAGGCGCTCAATCCGGACGTGCTGGTGTTCAACAACTTCGGCGCCGACAACCGCATTTCGATCAAGCAGGCGGCCGATTTCGGCATGAAGCGCAATATCAGGTTCGTCACCCCGATCCTGACCTACACCGCCCGCGTCTCGGGCGGCGCGGCGACCTACCAGGATGTCGTGGGCGGAACCCAGTACTACTGGGCGATCCAGGACAGCGTGCCGTCGGCCAAGGCGTTCAACGCCGCCTTCCAGGCCGAGAACAAGGGCCGCTTTCCGTCCGACTATGGCGCCATGGCTTATTCGGCCGTGAAATCGCTTCTGCTGGCGGTCCGGGACGCCGGCAGCACGGATACCGACGAGGTCGCGGCGGCGCTGCGCAAGCTGAAGTACGACACCTACAAGGGAGCCCAGTATTACCGCGGCTGCGACCAGCAATCGGTGCAGTCGGTGCTGGTCATCCAGTCGGTGGGCAAGGACAACGCCCACCCCGACGAGGTATTCAAGCTGCTGCATACCGAAGCGCCCAGCGAGCAGATCCTGCGCAGCTGCCAGGCGCTGGGCTTCAAGTAG
- a CDS encoding VOC family protein, whose protein sequence is MPVRKLAHYSVRTASLDASRRFYTEILGFKEGYRPAFKFPGVWLYQGGDEADYGVVHLIGVDRDDPQGLADYLGDKDAASLHGSAAIDHLAFLATDLADMRARLANAGLDFRERTVPDLGLHQVFVEDPSGVTIELNYPAAQAMGADAATPHNGDQHATRA, encoded by the coding sequence ATGCCTGTCCGCAAACTCGCTCACTACTCCGTGCGCACGGCGTCCCTGGACGCCTCGCGCCGCTTCTATACCGAAATCCTGGGGTTCAAGGAAGGCTACCGCCCGGCGTTCAAGTTTCCGGGCGTCTGGCTGTACCAGGGCGGCGACGAGGCCGACTACGGCGTGGTCCACCTCATCGGCGTGGACCGCGACGACCCGCAGGGGCTGGCCGACTATCTCGGCGACAAGGACGCCGCCAGCCTGCATGGCAGCGCGGCGATCGACCACCTGGCGTTCCTGGCGACCGACCTGGCCGACATGCGCGCGCGCCTGGCGAACGCCGGCCTCGATTTCCGCGAGCGCACGGTGCCGGACCTCGGGCTGCACCAGGTGTTCGTCGAAGACCCATCCGGCGTGACCATCGAATTGAACTATCCCGCGGCACAGGCGATGGGCGCCGACGCCGCAACCCCGCACAACGGAGACCAGCATGCAACCCGTGCGTAA
- a CDS encoding FAD binding domain-containing protein — protein sequence MRKAAVIGGSLGGLFAANLLLRAGWDVHVHERVHDELDGRGAGIVTHPELLDVLRRIGVAPTESIGIEVARRVTLDLDGSVLASRALPQLLTAWGRLFSILRTRFPAERYHRGQALESLEQDERRALLRFTDGARAEVDLVVAADGLRSTLRQALLPQARPAYAGYVAWRGLVDEASLSERTRRELCPYFAFGLPAHEQMIAYPVAGTGSGAQDAARRFNFVWYRPADEHTTFRDMVTDAQGQAWMDGIPPPLIRPEIVAQARQAAAQVLAPQFGEVVAKTANLFFQPIFDLESPRLALGRVAFLGDAAFVARPHCGMGVTKAAGDARALADALAGTPDIGAALQAYEDERLPFGKFIVGHARDLGRYMQAQLRDEAEREMAERYRTPEAIMRETAVAPAWR from the coding sequence GTGCGTAAAGCGGCCGTCATCGGAGGCTCCCTGGGCGGCCTGTTCGCCGCCAACCTGTTGTTGCGCGCGGGCTGGGACGTCCACGTCCACGAGCGGGTGCACGACGAGCTCGACGGCCGTGGCGCCGGTATCGTGACCCATCCCGAGCTGCTGGACGTGCTGCGCCGGATAGGCGTGGCGCCGACCGAATCGATCGGCATCGAGGTGGCGCGCCGCGTCACCCTGGACCTGGACGGCAGCGTACTGGCCAGCCGTGCGCTGCCACAACTGCTGACCGCCTGGGGACGGCTGTTCAGCATCCTGAGAACGCGCTTCCCGGCCGAACGCTACCATCGCGGCCAGGCGCTCGAATCCCTGGAGCAGGACGAGCGCAGGGCCTTGCTGCGGTTTACCGACGGCGCGCGCGCCGAGGTGGACCTGGTGGTGGCGGCCGACGGCTTGCGCTCGACCCTGCGCCAGGCGCTGCTGCCGCAGGCCAGGCCCGCCTATGCGGGCTACGTGGCCTGGCGGGGGCTGGTCGACGAAGCCAGCCTGAGCGAACGCACGCGCCGCGAGCTGTGCCCCTACTTTGCCTTCGGCCTGCCGGCGCACGAGCAGATGATCGCCTATCCCGTGGCAGGCACAGGCTCCGGCGCGCAAGACGCCGCCCGGCGCTTCAACTTCGTGTGGTATCGCCCGGCCGACGAACACACCACGTTCCGGGACATGGTGACCGACGCCCAGGGCCAGGCCTGGATGGACGGCATTCCTCCCCCGCTGATCCGGCCGGAAATCGTGGCGCAGGCGCGCCAGGCCGCCGCGCAGGTACTGGCCCCGCAGTTCGGCGAGGTCGTGGCCAAAACCGCCAACCTGTTCTTCCAGCCGATTTTCGACCTGGAAAGCCCGCGCCTGGCGCTGGGGCGCGTCGCCTTTCTGGGCGACGCGGCGTTCGTGGCGCGTCCGCATTGCGGCATGGGCGTGACCAAGGCCGCCGGCGACGCGCGCGCGCTGGCCGATGCGCTCGCGGGTACGCCGGATATCGGCGCCGCGCTACAGGCGTACGAAGACGAACGCTTGCCGTTCGGCAAGTTCATCGTCGGCCACGCCCGCGACCTGGGCCGCTACATGCAGGCCCAATTGCGCGACGAGGCGGAGCGCGAGATGGCCGAGCGGTACCGGACTCCCGAAGCCATCATGCGCGAAACGGCCGTGGCGCCGGCCTGGCGCTAG
- a CDS encoding LysR family transcriptional regulator — protein sequence MEPNRFGDILAFVSAVKAGSFTSAAATLGVTRSAVGKSVARLEARLGVRLLHRTTRKLNVTGEGLVVFERWSQILEDLEEVDATMAQRRGKPAGILRLTAPLSFGQRHILPILNAYVTNWPEIQADVWFTDHYVDLIEEGIDVAVRIGGVKDDARILSRTIGGQQFVTCAAPDYLAKKGVPSTPADLAGHDTIFFLSGQRPMPWRLGQGDAIEVCDGPGRMNIDSSEALREAALSGFGLIHLPTYITGKDLQRGDLVEVLEAYRPSADPIRLIYPSKRHLSPRTRAFIDLLIERWRDGVPWERLEPAS from the coding sequence ATGGAACCCAACCGCTTCGGCGACATCCTGGCTTTCGTGTCGGCGGTGAAAGCCGGCAGCTTCACGTCGGCGGCCGCCACGCTGGGCGTGACCCGCTCGGCGGTCGGCAAGAGCGTCGCCCGGCTCGAGGCGCGCCTGGGCGTGCGGCTCTTGCATCGCACCACGCGCAAGCTGAACGTGACCGGCGAGGGCCTGGTCGTCTTCGAGCGCTGGAGCCAGATCCTCGAAGACCTGGAGGAAGTCGATGCGACCATGGCGCAACGGCGGGGCAAGCCAGCCGGGATCCTGCGGCTGACCGCGCCGCTGTCCTTCGGCCAGCGCCATATCCTGCCCATCCTCAATGCATACGTGACGAATTGGCCGGAAATCCAGGCAGACGTCTGGTTCACCGATCATTACGTGGATCTGATCGAGGAAGGCATCGACGTCGCCGTTCGAATCGGTGGCGTCAAGGACGACGCCCGCATTCTGTCGCGCACCATCGGCGGACAACAGTTCGTCACCTGCGCCGCGCCCGACTACCTGGCCAAGAAGGGCGTGCCGTCGACGCCCGCGGACCTTGCCGGCCACGACACGATCTTCTTTCTGAGCGGACAGCGCCCCATGCCGTGGCGGCTTGGGCAGGGCGACGCGATCGAGGTGTGCGACGGCCCCGGCCGCATGAACATAGACAGTTCGGAGGCGCTGCGCGAGGCCGCGCTTTCCGGCTTCGGGCTGATCCATTTGCCCACCTACATCACGGGCAAGGACCTGCAGCGCGGGGACCTGGTGGAGGTCCTGGAAGCCTACCGTCCTTCCGCCGATCCGATACGGCTCATCTACCCGAGCAAGCGCCACCTTTCCCCGCGCACCCGCGCCTTCATCGATCTGCTGATCGAGCGGTGGCGCGATGGTGTGCCGTGGGAGCGCCTGGAGCCCGCCAGCTGA
- a CDS encoding alkene reductase, with product MASIFSPYELGELILPNRVVMAPMTRARTLDTVPAQSMALYYAQRASAGLIVTESAQVSAQGRGYLCTPGIHTPEQVAAWRNVTDAVHRAGGRIFIQLWHVGRLSHTSLLPDGGSPVGPVSVAAAHTLVQAYGHDGRPAQVPASPPAALDIAGIRRIVADFRAAAENAARAGFDGVEIHAGNGFLFEQFINAGLNTREDQYGGPSIANRLRLLLETVDAVSAAIGRQRVGVRISPFAHAGDLHEFDSEKASWLGLAGALCQRRIAYLHASHLGQAGFQRDMRKAFGGTFMLAGGFTAQTAQAALDAGEADLVVFGRPFIANPDLVERMRHGWPLAVKIQ from the coding sequence ATGGCTTCGATATTCTCCCCTTACGAACTGGGCGAACTGATACTGCCCAACCGGGTGGTCATGGCGCCGATGACGCGCGCCCGGACCCTGGACACCGTGCCCGCGCAAAGCATGGCGCTCTATTACGCGCAACGCGCCAGCGCCGGCCTCATCGTCACCGAAAGCGCCCAGGTCTCGGCGCAGGGGCGCGGCTATCTGTGCACCCCCGGCATCCATACCCCGGAACAGGTCGCGGCATGGCGAAACGTGACCGACGCCGTGCACCGGGCCGGCGGGCGGATCTTCATCCAGTTGTGGCATGTCGGCAGGCTGTCGCACACCAGCCTGCTGCCCGATGGCGGGAGCCCGGTCGGGCCCGTGAGCGTGGCCGCCGCCCACACCCTGGTGCAGGCTTACGGCCACGACGGCCGGCCCGCGCAGGTTCCGGCCAGCCCGCCGGCGGCGCTGGATATCGCCGGCATCCGCCGTATCGTCGCCGACTTCCGCGCCGCTGCCGAAAACGCCGCGCGCGCCGGTTTCGACGGCGTGGAAATCCATGCCGGCAACGGCTTTCTGTTCGAGCAGTTCATCAACGCGGGCCTGAATACGCGCGAGGACCAGTACGGCGGCCCGTCGATCGCCAATCGGCTCCGGCTGCTGCTGGAGACGGTGGATGCCGTCAGTGCCGCCATCGGCAGGCAACGCGTCGGCGTACGCATCTCACCGTTCGCGCACGCGGGCGACCTGCATGAGTTCGACTCTGAAAAGGCAAGCTGGCTGGGCCTGGCCGGGGCGCTTTGCCAGCGGCGGATTGCCTACCTGCACGCCAGCCATCTTGGCCAGGCAGGCTTCCAACGGGATATGCGCAAGGCATTCGGCGGCACCTTCATGCTGGCCGGCGGCTTTACCGCCCAGACGGCTCAGGCCGCGCTCGATGCCGGCGAGGCGGACCTGGTGGTCTTCGGCCGCCCGTTCATCGCAAACCCCGACCTGGTCGAGCGCATGCGCCACGGATGGCCGCTAGCTGTGAAGATTCAATAG
- a CDS encoding IS481-like element IS481 family transposase, translating to MNTHKHARLTFLRRLEMVQQLIAHQVCVPEAARAYGVTAPTVRKWLGRFLAQGQAGLADASSRPTVSPRAIAPAKALAIVELRRKRLTQARIAQALGVSASTVSRVLARAGLSHLADLEPAEPVVRYEHQAPGDLLHIDIKKLGRIQRPGHRVTGNRRDTVEGAGWDFVFVAIDDHARVAFTDIHPDERFPSAVQFLKDAVAYYQRLGVTIQRLLTDNGSAFRSRAFAALCHELGIKHRFTRPYRPQTNGKAERFIQSALREWAYAHTYQNSQHRADAMKSWLHHYNWQRPHQGIGRAVPISRLNLDEYNLLTVHN from the coding sequence ATGAACACCCATAAGCATGCCCGATTGACCTTCCTACGTCGACTCGAAATGGTCCAGCAATTGATCGCCCATCAAGTTTGTGTGCCTGAAGCGGCCCGCGCCTATGGGGTCACCGCGCCGACTGTGCGCAAATGGCTGGGCCGCTTCCTGGCTCAGGGCCAGGCGGGCTTGGCCGATGCGTCCTCGCGCCCGACGGTCTCGCCCCGAGCGATTGCGCCGGCCAAGGCGCTGGCTATCGTGGAGCTGCGCCGCAAGCGGCTGACCCAAGCGCGCATCGCCCAGGCGCTGGGCGTGTCAGCCAGCACCGTCAGCCGCGTCCTGGCCCGCGCCGGTCTGTCGCACCTGGCCGACCTGGAGCCGGCCGAGCCGGTGGTGCGCTACGAGCATCAGGCCCCCGGCGATCTGCTGCACATCGACATCAAGAAGCTGGGACGTATCCAGCGCCCTGGCCACCGGGTCACGGGCAACCGACGCGATACCGTTGAGGGGGCCGGCTGGGACTTCGTCTTCGTGGCCATCGATGACCACGCCCGCGTGGCCTTCACCGACATCCACCCCGACGAGCGCTTCCCCAGCGCCGTCCAGTTCCTCAAGGACGCAGTGGCCTACTACCAGCGCCTGGGCGTGACCATCCAGCGCTTGCTCACCGACAATGGCTCGGCCTTTCGCAGCCGCGCCTTCGCCGCGCTGTGCCATGAGCTGGGCATCAAGCACCGCTTTACCCGACCTTACCGCCCACAGACCAATGGCAAGGCCGAACGCTTCATCCAGTCGGCCTTGCGTGAGTGGGCTTACGCTCACACCTACCAGAACTCCCAACACCGAGCCGATGCCATGAAATCCTGGCTACACCACTACAACTGGCAGCGACCCCACCAAGGCATCGGGCGCGCTGTACCCATCTCCAGACTCAACCTGGACGAATACAACCTATTGACAGTTCACAACTAG